The stretch of DNA GGGATTTATTGGGGCGGGGGCTGAAGGTACCCGAGCGATTCGCCGGAACGTGAAGAATCTTCGAGACGACGATGGAATTCGACGACGGAAGGGTCGACGCGGATCGACGATTCATCCCAACCGGTAAGTGTCAGGCCGTCTCCGCTTCGTAGCCGGCTTAA from Bdellovibrionota bacterium encodes:
- a CDS encoding helicase C-terminal domain-containing protein — protein: MDKSATNFPLTLAYATTIHKAQGATLDSMVCDLRRLWEPGQAYVALSRLRSGDGLTLTGWDESSIRVDPSVVEFHRRLEDSSRSGESLGYLQPPPQ